Proteins from one Faecalibacterium sp. I3-3-33 genomic window:
- a CDS encoding MATE family efflux transporter: protein MSKDEYLITDAPLKALTVFAMPMILGSFFQQVYNMADSIIVGQFVGSSALAAVGACAALTNVFICVALGAGVGAGVLVSRYFGAKNYGKMKTIVSTSLISFLVLSVVLGVFGFCSSHFMMSGLQTPADILEDAVLYLRVYFVGFPFLFMYNILSTMFTSIGESRIPLGLLIFSSVLNIFMDLWMVAGLGLGVFGAALATLIAQGISAVFSFLIFLYRMRQYKSPFKKFDRQELVSMLRIAVPSVLQQSTVSIGMMIVQAVVNPFGTQALAGYAATMRVENVFSLIFVSIGNAVSPYISQNLGAKKIDRLKKGYHAALVLDLCFAVIAFAVIETLHTQISSLFLGKDGTALAYQVSGDYMRWLGYFFIFMGIKMATDGVLRGLGIMRPFLIANMVNLAIRLSVALLCAPRYGIAFVWLAVPAGWLANFLVSYAALRRSWPTENAAAPQ from the coding sequence ATGTCGAAAGATGAATACCTGATCACAGACGCGCCGCTGAAAGCGCTGACGGTTTTTGCAATGCCAATGATCCTTGGCAGCTTTTTTCAGCAGGTCTATAATATGGCAGACTCCATCATAGTCGGCCAGTTTGTCGGCTCCTCGGCACTGGCGGCTGTTGGTGCCTGTGCTGCGCTGACCAATGTTTTTATCTGTGTGGCGCTGGGTGCCGGTGTGGGTGCCGGTGTGCTGGTAAGCCGCTATTTTGGTGCCAAAAACTATGGCAAAATGAAAACCATCGTGTCAACGTCTCTGATCAGCTTTCTGGTTTTGAGCGTTGTCCTTGGCGTTTTTGGCTTCTGCTCTTCCCACTTTATGATGAGCGGCTTGCAGACCCCTGCCGATATTCTGGAGGATGCGGTGCTGTATCTGCGCGTTTATTTTGTAGGCTTCCCGTTTTTGTTCATGTACAACATTCTTTCCACCATGTTTACCTCCATTGGGGAATCCAGAATTCCGCTGGGTCTGTTGATCTTTTCCTCCGTCCTGAATATTTTTATGGATCTCTGGATGGTGGCGGGGCTTGGCTTGGGCGTATTTGGCGCAGCCCTTGCCACGTTGATCGCACAGGGCATTTCTGCCGTCTTTTCGTTTTTGATCTTCCTGTACCGGATGCGGCAATATAAAAGCCCCTTTAAAAAGTTTGACCGGCAGGAGCTGGTTTCCATGCTCCGCATTGCGGTGCCTTCGGTCTTGCAGCAGTCCACCGTGTCCATCGGCATGATGATCGTGCAGGCGGTGGTAAACCCCTTCGGCACACAGGCGCTTGCGGGGTATGCGGCAACGATGCGGGTAGAAAATGTTTTCTCGCTAATCTTTGTATCCATCGGCAATGCGGTCTCGCCCTATATCTCCCAGAATCTTGGCGCAAAGAAGATCGACCGCCTCAAAAAAGGCTACCACGCTGCGCTGGTGCTGGATCTCTGCTTTGCGGTCATTGCCTTTGCGGTCATTGAAACCCTGCACACCCAGATCTCCTCGCTGTTTTTGGGCAAGGACGGAACGGCGCTGGCCTATCAGGTGTCCGGTGATTATATGCGGTGGCTCGGTTATTTCTTCATCTTCATGGGCATCAAGATGGCGACTGATGGCGTCCTGCGCGGGCTTGGCATCATGCGCCCGTTCCTCATTGCAAATATGGTAAACCTTGCCATTCGCCTGTCCGTTGCCCTGCTCTGCGCACCGCGCTATGGCATTGCCTTTGTCTGGCTTGCCGTCCCGGCAGGCTGGCTTGCAAACTTTTTGGTCTCCTATGCGGCGCTCAGAAGATCGTGGCCGACGGAAAATGCAGCGGCACCTCAATGA
- a CDS encoding DmpA family aminopeptidase, translating into MGIAGNEWGFQVGTLPKGARDKISDVPGVTVGHCTLADGVVQTGVTALLPHQGDVFHEKVLAASYVINGFGKTTGLVQIDELGTLETPILFTNTLSVGTAQTALVKYMLEKNPDICETTGSVNPVVCECNDCGLNDIRGLHVTEEHVFAALADCKADFAEGAVGAGRGMRCHGLKGGIGSASRVVELDGKPYTMGALVLSNHALFDDLIVAGTPIHTLLSDSIPPHEDKGSIITVLATDIPLSERQLRRLCRRALVGLSRTGSYCGNGSGEIVIAFTTANRMPHYSEKALLPMTMLHDDAINPLFRAVAECVEESVLSSLLHAETVTGNHGRTFRSLTELLKQKG; encoded by the coding sequence ATGGGCATTGCAGGGAACGAATGGGGTTTTCAGGTGGGCACGCTGCCCAAAGGTGCGCGGGATAAGATCAGCGATGTGCCGGGGGTGACGGTGGGGCACTGCACGCTGGCGGACGGCGTGGTGCAGACGGGTGTAACGGCGCTGCTGCCGCACCAAGGGGATGTTTTCCACGAAAAGGTGCTGGCGGCCAGCTATGTCATCAACGGCTTTGGCAAGACCACCGGTCTTGTGCAGATCGACGAGCTGGGCACGCTGGAAACGCCCATCCTGTTTACCAACACCCTCAGCGTGGGCACGGCACAGACCGCGCTGGTGAAGTATATGCTGGAGAAAAACCCCGACATCTGCGAGACCACCGGCAGCGTGAACCCGGTGGTCTGCGAGTGCAACGACTGCGGCCTGAACGACATCCGGGGGCTCCATGTGACCGAAGAGCACGTCTTTGCCGCGCTGGCAGACTGCAAGGCAGACTTTGCCGAGGGTGCCGTAGGTGCCGGGCGGGGAATGCGCTGCCATGGGTTGAAAGGCGGCATCGGCTCTGCCTCCCGGGTGGTGGAGCTGGACGGCAAGCCGTACACCATGGGTGCACTGGTGCTTTCCAACCACGCGCTGTTCGATGACCTCATCGTGGCGGGCACGCCTATCCATACCCTGCTGAGCGACAGCATCCCGCCCCACGAGGATAAGGGGTCTATCATCACGGTGCTGGCCACGGATATCCCCCTGAGCGAGCGGCAGCTGCGGCGGCTGTGCCGCCGGGCGCTGGTGGGGCTTTCCCGCACCGGGTCCTACTGCGGCAACGGCAGCGGCGAGATCGTCATCGCCTTCACTACCGCTAACCGAATGCCGCATTATTCGGAAAAAGCCCTGCTGCCCATGACCATGCTCCACGATGACGCCATCAACCCCCTGTTCCGGGCGGTGGCAGAGTGCGTGGAGGAGAGCGTGCTCAGCAGCCTGCTCCACGCCGAGACGGTTACCGGCAACCACGGACGTACTTTCCGCAGCCTGACGGAGCTCCTGAAACAAAAAGGCTGA
- a CDS encoding D-alanyl-D-alanine carboxypeptidase family protein encodes MKRIFALVLSLVFLLSCLVLPAGAMFDPSPVYQVQAASAYIVNTDTNIIVYDKDSTKQVSAGGLTKYMTLAVLLTNYADQLDSTFQMPFAISDYVFKTDNADMRSNETFTYREAMYAMLTRNANEAAMGVAYTLSGGDLDGWVAQMNTLSQRIGTTASSWTDACGIDSGNTTCAVDMYLILRYLMSFDAFVEVSGAPSFTMPAKEKHRSSSVLVSQNAALSKGSGGGYYRSAMQGGMCSVTAFKNDTGTQSYVSWGNKDGATYIFCVMESPDSCDTLGYANRRPALFETVELMDWVFDSFSIQAALDTDLTIAEIPVKYSSDTDTLQLYPNDSMMTLLPSTSDGTVTQKYFHLPDYVCAPIQQGDVVGTVELKLAGETIGVVDLIAGQDVARNPLLFGVDKVKEFFTSLYLKVVLVLSLIAALIYGLWLLCANWNRRKPTKKIHRRY; translated from the coding sequence ATGAAACGTATTTTTGCACTGGTTCTCTCGCTTGTATTCCTGCTCAGCTGCCTTGTGCTGCCCGCCGGGGCCATGTTCGACCCCAGCCCGGTGTATCAGGTGCAGGCTGCAAGCGCCTATATCGTGAACACGGATACCAACATCATCGTCTATGATAAGGACAGCACAAAGCAGGTATCTGCCGGCGGTCTGACCAAATATATGACCCTTGCCGTGCTGCTGACCAACTACGCCGACCAGCTGGACAGCACCTTCCAGATGCCCTTTGCCATCTCGGACTATGTTTTCAAGACTGACAACGCGGATATGCGCTCCAACGAGACTTTCACCTACCGCGAGGCCATGTACGCCATGCTTACCCGCAACGCAAACGAAGCGGCCATGGGTGTGGCGTACACCCTTTCCGGCGGCGATCTGGACGGCTGGGTGGCGCAGATGAACACCCTGTCCCAGCGCATCGGCACCACCGCCAGCAGCTGGACGGACGCCTGCGGCATCGACAGCGGCAACACCACCTGCGCCGTGGATATGTACCTGATCTTGCGTTACCTGATGAGCTTTGACGCCTTTGTGGAAGTATCCGGTGCGCCCAGCTTTACCATGCCCGCCAAGGAGAAGCACCGCTCCTCCTCGGTGCTGGTCAGCCAGAACGCCGCGCTGAGCAAGGGCAGCGGCGGCGGCTATTACCGCAGCGCCATGCAGGGCGGTATGTGCAGCGTGACCGCCTTTAAAAACGATACCGGCACCCAGAGCTATGTTTCGTGGGGCAACAAGGACGGTGCCACCTATATCTTCTGCGTGATGGAAAGCCCCGACAGCTGCGATACCCTTGGCTACGCCAACCGTCGCCCTGCCCTGTTCGAGACGGTCGAGCTGATGGACTGGGTGTTCGACAGCTTTTCCATTCAGGCTGCGCTGGACACCGACCTGACCATTGCAGAGATCCCGGTAAAGTATTCCTCCGACACCGACACCTTGCAGCTGTACCCCAACGACAGCATGATGACCCTGCTGCCCTCCACCAGCGACGGCACTGTCACCCAGAAATACTTCCACCTGCCGGACTACGTCTGCGCCCCCATCCAGCAGGGCGATGTAGTGGGCACGGTGGAACTGAAGCTGGCGGGCGAGACCATCGGCGTGGTCGATCTGATCGCCGGGCAGGACGTAGCCCGCAACCCGCTGCTGTTCGGGGTGGACAAGGTGAAGGAGTTCTTCACCAGCCTGTACCTGAAGGTGGTGCTGGTGCTCAGCCTGATCGCCGCCCTGATCTACGGGCTGTGGCTGCTGTGCGCCAACTGGAACCGCCGCAAGCCCACCAAAAAGATCCACCGCCGCTATTGA
- a CDS encoding metallophosphoesterase produces MVYLTGDTHGDIQRFKQGKLRWLGKKDTVVVLGDFGFVWDGSAAERKRLDWLRKRPYTVLFLDGSHENYDLLAQYPETELFGGRVQSLGGNVYHVCRGSVLELEGKSYLCFGGAESQDKDDREPGVNWWKQEMPSDEEYDTCRRNLEAADYKVDYVLTHDAPSRFLDFTALALGESNRLHLFLDEILLKLTYEKWFFGCYHKDVQLSTKSRCVFCDVIPMGERRTGLFHR; encoded by the coding sequence ATGGTATATCTAACAGGGGACACCCACGGCGATATCCAGCGCTTCAAGCAGGGCAAACTGCGCTGGCTGGGCAAAAAGGACACCGTGGTGGTGCTGGGGGATTTTGGTTTTGTGTGGGACGGCAGCGCCGCAGAGCGCAAGCGGCTGGACTGGCTGCGCAAGCGCCCCTACACGGTGCTGTTTCTGGACGGCAGCCACGAAAACTACGACCTGCTGGCACAGTACCCGGAGACGGAGCTGTTCGGCGGCAGGGTGCAGAGCCTTGGCGGCAATGTGTACCATGTGTGCCGGGGCAGCGTGCTGGAGCTGGAGGGCAAAAGCTATCTCTGCTTCGGCGGCGCGGAAAGTCAGGATAAGGACGACCGGGAGCCGGGTGTGAACTGGTGGAAACAGGAGATGCCCAGTGACGAGGAGTACGACACCTGCCGCCGCAACTTAGAGGCAGCAGACTACAAGGTAGATTATGTGCTGACCCACGATGCACCAAGCAGATTTTTGGATTTTACCGCCCTTGCCCTTGGCGAGAGCAACCGTCTGCACCTGTTTCTGGACGAAATACTGCTCAAACTGACCTACGAAAAATGGTTTTTTGGCTGCTATCACAAGGATGTGCAGCTTTCCACCAAGAGCCGGTGTGTGTTCTGCGATGTCATCCCTATGGGTGAGCGGCGCACCGGGCTGTTCCACCGATAG
- a CDS encoding glycosyltransferase — MQVTIKLATREGAAHISGILAGFILLAKRGELTLRVQDERQGSPIAREALLETEIDGRTVVFDLMDGYFYNDPAAVQALFHRADVVFKRSFSAEKNRQFPGDIPAKLRPLGLNYYVTCPGSPLDAEHSAKSRLKQWALSTRCYPQDFEARLTRVRKKPRILFLTRLWDPEEPAVQQYPALQAEWRQVNADRIELLHRLQSAFPQQFTGGVSDNACARRLCPELILPDKLTGKRAYLHRMQHTEVCVASTGLHGSTGWKLGEYVAAGRAIVTEPLRYTLPGGFEEGKNYKTYTSPAECEEKLRQLLADPAAILAMAQHNAAYYQAWLRPEQQVRQALRQLER; from the coding sequence ATGCAGGTTACAATAAAACTTGCCACCCGGGAAGGTGCGGCGCACATCAGCGGCATTCTGGCGGGCTTTATCCTGCTGGCAAAGCGCGGGGAACTGACTTTGCGGGTGCAGGACGAGCGGCAGGGCAGCCCCATTGCCCGGGAGGCGCTGCTGGAAACGGAAATCGACGGCCGCACGGTGGTGTTCGATTTGATGGATGGCTACTTCTATAATGACCCCGCAGCGGTGCAGGCACTGTTCCACCGGGCAGATGTGGTGTTCAAGCGCTCTTTTTCGGCGGAGAAAAACCGGCAGTTCCCGGGCGATATCCCCGCAAAGCTGCGGCCATTGGGGCTGAACTACTACGTTACCTGCCCGGGCTCGCCGCTGGATGCGGAGCACAGCGCAAAGAGTCGCCTGAAGCAGTGGGCGCTTTCCACCCGCTGCTACCCGCAGGACTTTGAAGCCCGGCTGACCCGGGTGCGCAAAAAGCCGCGCATCCTCTTTCTGACCCGTCTGTGGGACCCGGAGGAACCGGCGGTGCAGCAATACCCGGCCTTGCAGGCAGAGTGGCGGCAGGTGAACGCGGACCGCATCGAGCTGCTGCACCGGCTGCAAAGCGCCTTCCCGCAGCAGTTCACCGGCGGTGTGTCGGACAACGCCTGCGCCCGGCGGCTGTGCCCGGAGCTGATTTTGCCGGACAAGCTGACCGGAAAGCGGGCGTATCTGCACCGGATGCAGCACACGGAAGTTTGTGTGGCGTCTACCGGACTGCACGGCTCTACCGGTTGGAAGCTGGGCGAGTATGTGGCAGCGGGGCGCGCCATCGTTACCGAGCCGCTGCGGTATACCCTGCCGGGCGGCTTTGAAGAAGGCAAAAACTATAAAACGTATACCTCCCCGGCAGAGTGCGAGGAGAAGCTGCGGCAGCTGCTGGCAGACCCGGCGGCGATACTGGCTATGGCACAGCACAATGCGGCGTATTATCAGGCATGGCTGCGGCCGGAGCAGCAGGTGCGGCAGGCTTTGCGGCAGCTGGAGAGATAA
- a CDS encoding acyltransferase: protein MEEQKRHSGFETMRILSMVMIVLMHGIGHGGLGRAAPQGSAAFWIYWLLFILARVSTNCFVMLSGYYLSERKGPVHAGRLFRIGVQVWFYSMLTFCVAVKAGAVPLSAVALLRALLPLTSNGYWFASAYFLMYLSVPVLNVVVQSLDRRQYKTLLLVALLLQSVWGTLFYWATDATFVNNGYSFIWFYILYFMAAYFRKYRVTVPSGLCLVAYLAASAAGLFNRMLALRVENALHLNGFVDTVGGYQALATVIASAALFLLFQNIRIRSDYWRRWVFLLAPLSFGVYLLHDSGFTRALLWQWVDLPRFGGALLPSLAYLTGVVLLITVAGYAVAAVYQRLYRLLRLPALETKLDALTARILQSVVGSKEV from the coding sequence ATGGAAGAACAAAAACGGCATAGCGGCTTTGAGACGATGCGCATCCTCAGTATGGTGATGATCGTGCTGATGCACGGCATCGGGCACGGCGGGCTGGGCAGGGCGGCACCACAGGGGTCGGCGGCATTCTGGATCTACTGGCTGCTGTTTATTCTGGCGCGTGTATCCACAAACTGCTTTGTAATGCTTTCCGGCTATTATCTGTCGGAGCGCAAGGGGCCTGTTCATGCCGGGCGGCTGTTCCGCATCGGGGTACAGGTGTGGTTTTATTCCATGCTAACTTTCTGCGTTGCGGTGAAAGCGGGGGCGGTCCCGCTTTCGGCTGTTGCACTGCTCCGGGCACTTTTACCCCTTACCTCCAACGGCTACTGGTTTGCCTCGGCTTATTTTCTGATGTACCTCTCAGTGCCGGTGCTGAACGTGGTGGTGCAAAGCCTTGACCGGCGGCAGTACAAAACGCTGCTGCTGGTGGCACTGCTGCTGCAAAGCGTGTGGGGCACGCTGTTCTACTGGGCAACGGATGCGACCTTTGTGAATAACGGATACAGCTTTATCTGGTTCTATATCCTGTATTTTATGGCAGCCTATTTCCGCAAATACCGGGTGACCGTGCCCAGCGGGCTGTGCCTAGTGGCGTATCTGGCGGCTTCGGCGGCGGGGCTTTTCAACCGGATGCTGGCACTGCGGGTGGAAAACGCTCTGCACCTGAACGGCTTTGTGGATACCGTCGGCGGCTATCAGGCACTGGCTACGGTCATTGCTTCGGCAGCGCTGTTTTTGCTGTTCCAGAATATCCGCATCCGCTCGGACTACTGGCGGCGCTGGGTCTTTTTGCTGGCACCGCTGTCCTTCGGGGTGTACCTGCTGCACGACAGCGGTTTTACCCGGGCACTGCTGTGGCAGTGGGTAGATCTGCCCCGGTTCGGCGGGGCGTTGCTGCCCTCGCTGGCTTACCTGACCGGTGTGGTGCTGCTGATCACCGTGGCGGGCTACGCAGTGGCTGCCGTGTATCAGCGGCTCTACCGTCTGCTGCGCCTGCCCGCGCTGGAAACAAAACTGGACGCCCTGACCGCCCGCATCCTGCAAAGCGTTGTCGGGAGCAAAGAAGTGTAA
- the recG gene encoding ATP-dependent DNA helicase RecG has protein sequence MPTENRTTLTPDTPVRYLKGVGPKTAERFEKLGIVTLADLLCHYPRRYIDFSKPYSIAEAPADTECVVKAEVFAKPGGRILPGGRRMERITAGDDVASLEITWFNNPYATQKLQLGQEYYFQGIVTGGMLRRQMVNPQVRTAEQIQAAPFEAVYPQTEGLSSSVISRCIRQLLPHAELLPDPLPPEMLQKYRLLPKAEAVRAIHCPATEEQAAAARRRLIYEELLVLQLGIGRMRSRGAAATGAPMRRADPAPFWQSLPFAPTGAQRRAVEEILNDMAGDTAMNRLLQGDVGSGKTLVAAAAIWACIRAGYQAALLAPTEILAAQHAEGLNRLLAPFGMRVALLTGGMKAAARRTTLAAIRNDEADLVVGTHALMSEGVEFARLGLAVIDEQHRFGVRQRGALAEKAANPHLLVMSATPIPRTLGLLIYGDLDISILDELPPGRTPVKTRCITGKRRRDLYRFLDSEIDKGRQVYLVCPAIEDVPDGGLNAVKTYYEDIAKALLPDRRVGLMHGKLKPKEKAAVMEDFKAGRLDALVSTTVIEVGVDVPNASVMVIENAERYGLSALHQLRGRVGRGATESWCFLVSDNTSEAVQKRLKFLCSTTDGFAVAQYDLETRGPGDFFGSRQHGLPTLQIADLMNDTRTLHAAQSEAAALLAADPLLESPAHALLAAQVQQMFDKAGPMN, from the coding sequence ATGCCCACCGAAAACCGCACTACCCTGACCCCGGACACCCCGGTGCGCTACCTGAAAGGGGTGGGGCCCAAGACCGCAGAGCGGTTCGAGAAGCTGGGCATCGTGACGCTGGCAGACCTGCTGTGCCACTACCCCCGGCGGTACATCGACTTTTCCAAGCCCTACTCCATCGCGGAAGCCCCCGCCGACACCGAATGCGTGGTAAAGGCCGAAGTGTTTGCAAAGCCCGGCGGGCGCATTCTGCCGGGCGGGCGGCGGATGGAGCGCATCACTGCCGGAGACGATGTAGCCAGTCTGGAGATCACATGGTTCAATAACCCCTACGCCACCCAGAAATTGCAGCTGGGACAGGAATACTATTTTCAGGGCATCGTCACCGGCGGGATGCTGCGCCGCCAGATGGTCAACCCGCAGGTGCGCACCGCTGAACAGATACAAGCCGCACCCTTTGAGGCCGTTTACCCCCAGACCGAAGGACTGTCCAGCAGCGTCATCTCCCGCTGCATCCGGCAGCTTTTGCCCCATGCGGAGCTGCTGCCCGACCCGCTGCCCCCGGAGATGCTGCAAAAATACCGTCTGCTCCCCAAGGCCGAAGCGGTGCGCGCCATCCACTGCCCTGCCACCGAGGAACAGGCCGCAGCGGCGCGGCGGCGGCTCATCTATGAGGAACTGCTGGTGCTGCAATTGGGCATTGGGCGGATGCGCAGCCGGGGCGCTGCGGCCACCGGGGCCCCCATGCGCCGCGCCGACCCTGCTCCTTTCTGGCAGAGCCTGCCCTTTGCCCCCACCGGGGCGCAACGCCGCGCGGTGGAGGAGATTTTAAACGATATGGCGGGCGATACCGCCATGAACCGCCTGTTGCAGGGCGATGTGGGCAGCGGTAAAACGCTGGTAGCTGCTGCCGCCATCTGGGCGTGCATCCGGGCGGGGTATCAGGCCGCGCTGCTGGCTCCTACCGAGATTCTTGCCGCGCAGCACGCCGAGGGGCTCAATCGGCTGCTTGCCCCTTTCGGGATGCGGGTGGCCCTGCTGACCGGCGGCATGAAGGCCGCCGCCCGTCGCACCACGCTGGCAGCCATCCGCAATGATGAAGCCGACCTTGTGGTGGGCACCCACGCCCTGATGAGCGAAGGGGTGGAGTTTGCCCGGCTGGGTCTTGCTGTCATTGACGAGCAGCACCGCTTCGGGGTGCGCCAGCGCGGCGCACTGGCGGAAAAGGCCGCGAACCCGCACCTGCTGGTCATGAGCGCCACCCCTATCCCCCGCACGCTGGGGCTTTTGATCTACGGCGACTTGGATATCTCCATTCTGGACGAGCTGCCCCCCGGGCGCACCCCGGTCAAGACCCGGTGCATCACCGGCAAGCGGCGGCGGGACCTGTACCGCTTTCTGGACAGCGAGATCGACAAAGGGCGGCAGGTGTATCTGGTCTGCCCCGCCATCGAGGATGTGCCGGACGGCGGGCTGAACGCCGTCAAGACCTACTACGAGGACATCGCCAAGGCGCTGCTGCCCGACCGCCGGGTGGGGCTGATGCACGGCAAGCTGAAGCCCAAGGAAAAAGCCGCCGTCATGGAGGATTTCAAGGCCGGGCGGCTGGACGCACTGGTGTCCACCACCGTCATTGAGGTGGGCGTGGACGTGCCCAACGCCAGCGTGATGGTGATTGAAAACGCCGAGCGCTACGGCCTGAGCGCCCTGCACCAGCTGCGCGGGCGTGTGGGACGCGGCGCTACCGAGAGTTGGTGCTTCCTTGTCAGCGACAACACCAGCGAAGCCGTGCAGAAGCGGCTGAAATTTCTCTGCTCCACCACCGACGGCTTTGCCGTGGCGCAGTACGACTTGGAGACCCGCGGCCCCGGCGACTTTTTCGGCAGCCGCCAGCACGGCCTGCCCACCTTGCAGATCGCCGATTTGATGAACGACACCCGCACCCTGCACGCCGCCCAGAGCGAGGCCGCCGCATTGCTTGCCGCCGACCCGCTGCTGGAAAGCCCTGCCCACGCTTTGCTGGCCGCGCAGGTGCAGCAGATGTTCGACAAGGCCGGGCCGATGAACTAA
- a CDS encoding GNAT family N-acetyltransferase, producing the protein MEIRNATMDDLHAIAAVEAACFPAAEAATAEEFAGRLAHYADHFWLLFEQGELVAFVDGFCTDTPDLTDAMYADAALHDENGAWQMIFGVNTLPRCRRRGYAGLLLQRAIADARAQGRKGLVLTCKEKLLHYYAKFGFVNEGVSASTHGGVVWYQMRLRISYGNTLPTEFCRMV; encoded by the coding sequence ATGGAAATACGCAATGCGACCATGGACGATCTACACGCCATTGCCGCCGTGGAGGCGGCCTGTTTTCCGGCAGCGGAGGCTGCCACGGCAGAAGAATTTGCCGGGCGGCTGGCACACTATGCCGATCATTTCTGGCTGCTGTTTGAGCAGGGGGAACTGGTAGCCTTTGTGGACGGCTTTTGCACCGACACGCCCGACCTGACCGATGCGATGTACGCGGACGCCGCCCTGCATGATGAAAACGGCGCATGGCAGATGATCTTTGGGGTGAACACCCTCCCGCGCTGCCGCCGCCGGGGCTATGCCGGGCTGCTGCTGCAAAGAGCCATTGCAGATGCCCGCGCGCAGGGGCGCAAGGGACTGGTGCTGACCTGCAAGGAGAAGCTTTTGCACTATTACGCAAAATTCGGCTTTGTGAACGAGGGCGTTTCCGCTTCCACCCACGGCGGGGTGGTGTGGTACCAGATGCGGCTGCGCATCTCATACGGGAACACCCTGCCCACGGAGTTTTGCCGCATGGTGTGA
- a CDS encoding InlB B-repeat-containing protein has protein sequence MKQSTRLVPLVMLLLWMLLALPAAAAAPETTVQQNGIYTIYFETGGGVGIPVIASTTSTGRLNSLPTPTMSGYTFEGWYTDQLEGDKITVNTEFGADTTIYAHWVPNASDKTPAVTKPGTASTDGFAWKAHVGTMLVAGTILLTMAVLYLR, from the coding sequence ATGAAACAGTCCACAAGACTTGTGCCCTTGGTGATGTTGCTGCTGTGGATGTTGTTGGCTCTGCCGGCAGCGGCAGCGGCTCCCGAGACTACCGTGCAGCAAAACGGCATCTACACCATCTATTTTGAGACCGGCGGCGGTGTGGGGATCCCGGTGATCGCCAGCACTACCTCTACGGGCAGGCTGAACTCTCTGCCCACCCCCACCATGTCCGGCTATACCTTCGAAGGCTGGTATACCGATCAGTTGGAAGGGGACAAGATCACTGTGAACACAGAGTTCGGCGCGGACACCACGATCTATGCGCATTGGGTGCCCAATGCCTCCGACAAGACCCCGGCGGTCACAAAGCCGGGCACTGCATCGACAGACGGCTTTGCGTGGAAGGCGCATGTTGGCACGATGCTGGTGGCAGGTACGATCCTGCTGACCATGGCCGTGCTGTATCTGCGCTGA